A region of Spiribacter roseus DNA encodes the following proteins:
- the dnaJ gene encoding molecular chaperone DnaJ, with the protein MAKRDYYEILEVSKNASESDLKKAYRRLAMKYHPDRNPDDGDAEVRFKEVKEAYEVLSDPQKRSAYDQFGHAGVDPSAGGGPGAGGFGRGGADFSDIFSDVFGDIFGGGRGGGRAFRGADLRYRMEISLEEAVQGVDRDIQIPTQVRCDECDGSGAAPGSEPVTCQTCNGHGDVRVQQGFFSIQQTCPRCDGTGQVISDPCRKCRGKGTVPDQKTLSVQVPPGVDTGDRIRLSGEGEPGEQGGPPGDLYVEMVVKPHPIFTREGADLRCDIPLSVTTAALGGEIEVPTLAGRVTLRIPAGTQSGKVFRVRGKGVKPVRGGTHGDLLCRVMVETPVNLTARQKALLEELSETLEQDGEHHNPRGSSWLDTVKSFFDRMKL; encoded by the coding sequence ATGGCAAAACGCGATTATTACGAAATCCTCGAGGTCTCGAAGAACGCCTCGGAAAGCGACCTCAAAAAGGCCTATCGCCGGCTGGCGATGAAGTATCACCCCGACCGCAATCCGGATGATGGTGATGCCGAGGTGCGCTTCAAGGAGGTCAAGGAGGCCTACGAGGTCCTCAGCGACCCGCAGAAGCGCTCGGCGTATGACCAGTTCGGTCACGCCGGCGTCGACCCGAGTGCCGGCGGCGGCCCCGGCGCGGGCGGATTCGGTCGTGGCGGGGCCGATTTCTCCGACATTTTCTCGGATGTCTTCGGTGATATCTTCGGCGGCGGTCGCGGCGGCGGGCGTGCCTTCCGCGGGGCGGATCTGCGCTATCGCATGGAGATATCGCTCGAAGAGGCGGTCCAGGGGGTCGATCGGGATATCCAGATCCCCACCCAGGTGCGCTGCGATGAGTGCGACGGCAGTGGTGCGGCCCCCGGCAGTGAGCCGGTCACCTGCCAGACCTGCAATGGCCATGGCGATGTCCGGGTACAGCAGGGATTTTTCTCGATTCAGCAGACCTGCCCACGCTGTGATGGCACGGGCCAGGTGATCAGTGATCCGTGCCGCAAGTGCCGGGGTAAGGGCACGGTGCCCGACCAGAAGACCCTGAGCGTGCAGGTGCCCCCGGGTGTGGATACCGGCGATCGCATCCGCCTCAGTGGTGAGGGTGAACCCGGCGAGCAGGGTGGTCCGCCCGGTGATCTGTACGTCGAGATGGTGGTCAAGCCGCATCCGATCTTCACCCGCGAAGGAGCGGATCTGCGCTGCGACATTCCGCTCAGCGTGACCACCGCAGCGCTCGGTGGCGAAATCGAGGTCCCCACGCTGGCGGGGCGGGTGACCCTGCGCATTCCCGCCGGTACCCAGTCGGGCAAGGTCTTCCGGGTGCGTGGCAAGGGCGTCAAGCCGGTCCGCGGCGGCACCCACGGCGATCTGCTCTGCCGGGTCATGGTCGAGACGCCGGTCAACCTGACCGCGCGGCAGAAGGCCCTGCTCGAGGAGCTCTCCGAGACCCTTGAGCAGGATGGCGAGCACCATAATCCGCGGGGCAGCTCATGGCTGGATACGGTGAAGTCCTTTTTTGATCGGATGAAGCTCTGA
- the dnaK gene encoding molecular chaperone DnaK — MGKIIGIDLGTTNSCVAVMESGTSRVIENAEGDRTTPSTVAFTEDGEVLVGAAAKRQAVTNPENTLHAIKRLIGRKFEEDVVQRDVREMPYSIVKADNADAWVEVRGKKMAPPEVSARVLQKMKSTAEDYLGEEVTEAVITVPAYFNDSQRQATKDAGRIAGLEVKRIINEPTAAALAYGLDKQGGDRKIAVYDLGGGTFDVSIIEIAEVEGEHQFEVLSTNGDTFLGGEDFDRAVIDYLIAEFKKDQGIDLSGDRLALQRLKEAGEKAKIELSSAQQTEVNLPYITADNTGPKHLNLKLTRAKLESLIEDLVKRTIKPCEVALKDAGLKASDVDDVILVGGQTRTPKVQEAVKSFFDQDPRRDVNPDEAVAVGAAIQGGVLGGDVKDVLLLDVTPLSLGIETLGGVMTKLIEKNTTIPTKANQVFSTAEDNQGAVTVHVLQGEREMASDNKSLGKFDLSDIPPAPRGVPQIEVTFDIDANGILHVTAKDKGTGKEQSIQIRASGGLSDEDIERMVEDAETNAEEDRKARELVEARNQADGLIHGARKSLEEAGDKVSDEEKQSVEEAISNLEEAMKGSDKAAIDSATEALATASGKIAEKLYSDAGGADGGEQPGGAENAESDQEDVVDADFEEVKDDDKKK; from the coding sequence ATGGGTAAGATCATAGGCATCGACTTGGGAACCACCAATTCCTGCGTCGCCGTGATGGAGAGCGGGACGTCCCGCGTCATTGAAAACGCGGAAGGCGATCGCACTACGCCCTCCACTGTGGCCTTCACTGAGGACGGCGAGGTGCTCGTCGGCGCCGCGGCCAAGCGACAGGCGGTGACCAACCCCGAGAACACGCTGCATGCGATCAAACGACTGATCGGGCGCAAGTTCGAAGAGGATGTCGTCCAGCGCGACGTGCGTGAGATGCCCTACAGCATCGTCAAGGCGGACAACGCCGATGCGTGGGTGGAAGTGCGCGGCAAGAAGATGGCGCCGCCGGAAGTCTCCGCGCGGGTGCTGCAGAAGATGAAGAGCACCGCCGAGGATTATCTGGGCGAGGAAGTGACCGAGGCGGTGATCACCGTGCCGGCCTACTTCAATGACTCCCAGCGTCAGGCCACCAAGGACGCCGGTCGCATCGCCGGGCTCGAGGTCAAGCGCATCATCAATGAGCCCACCGCGGCGGCGCTCGCCTACGGACTCGACAAGCAGGGTGGCGATCGCAAGATCGCGGTCTATGACCTGGGCGGCGGCACCTTCGACGTGTCGATCATCGAGATCGCCGAAGTCGAAGGCGAGCACCAGTTCGAGGTGCTGTCCACCAACGGTGACACGTTCCTGGGCGGCGAGGACTTTGACCGCGCGGTCATCGACTATCTGATCGCGGAGTTCAAGAAGGATCAGGGTATCGACCTGTCCGGCGACCGTCTGGCGCTGCAGCGGCTCAAGGAGGCCGGTGAGAAGGCCAAGATTGAGCTGTCCTCCGCGCAGCAGACCGAGGTGAACCTGCCGTACATCACCGCGGACAACACCGGGCCGAAGCACCTCAACCTCAAGCTCACGCGGGCCAAGCTCGAGAGCCTGATCGAGGATCTGGTCAAGCGCACCATCAAGCCCTGCGAGGTGGCCCTCAAGGATGCCGGCCTCAAGGCGAGTGACGTCGATGACGTGATCCTGGTCGGCGGCCAGACGCGGACGCCCAAGGTGCAGGAGGCGGTCAAGTCGTTCTTCGACCAGGATCCGCGCCGAGACGTGAACCCCGATGAAGCCGTCGCAGTGGGTGCCGCGATCCAGGGCGGTGTGCTCGGTGGCGACGTCAAGGACGTCCTGCTGCTTGACGTGACGCCGCTGTCCCTCGGCATCGAGACGCTGGGCGGCGTGATGACCAAGCTCATCGAGAAGAACACCACGATCCCGACCAAGGCCAATCAGGTGTTCTCCACCGCCGAGGACAACCAGGGCGCCGTGACCGTGCACGTCCTGCAGGGCGAGCGCGAGATGGCCAGCGATAACAAGTCGCTCGGCAAGTTCGATCTCTCTGACATTCCGCCGGCGCCGCGCGGCGTGCCGCAGATCGAGGTGACCTTCGATATCGATGCCAACGGCATCCTGCACGTCACCGCCAAGGACAAGGGCACCGGCAAGGAGCAGTCCATCCAGATCCGTGCCTCCGGCGGGCTCTCGGACGAGGATATCGAGCGCATGGTCGAGGACGCCGAGACCAATGCCGAGGAAGATCGCAAGGCCCGTGAGCTGGTCGAGGCCCGCAACCAGGCCGATGGCCTGATCCACGGGGCGCGCAAGAGCCTGGAAGAGGCGGGCGACAAGGTCTCGGACGAAGAGAAGCAGTCCGTTGAAGAGGCGATCAGCAATCTCGAAGAGGCCATGAAGGGCAGTGACAAGGCGGCCATCGACTCGGCCACTGAAGCGCTGGCGACCGCCTCGGGCAAGATTGCCGAGAAGCTCTACTCCGACGCGGGCGGCGCTGACGGCGGCGAGCAGCCGGGCGGTGCCGAGAACGCCGAGTCGGATCAGGAGGACGTCGTCGACGCCGACTTCGAGGAAGTCAAGGACGACGACAAGAAGAAGTAA
- the grpE gene encoding nucleotide exchange factor GrpE: protein MTDEDDKPAGNGPQEQDAADNGAAEESQEKTAETLSAELEAAEARAQENWSEFLRARAEMENLRRRAEKDVAAARQQSLEKLAGELLAVKDSLEMGLQAARDENADAARLAEGSELTLRMFDQALEKFNIEAINPQGERFDPERHEAMTAQETDEQAPNTVVSVIQKGYRLGDRLLRPARVIVAKAPADSGDEA, encoded by the coding sequence ATGACAGACGAAGACGACAAGCCGGCCGGGAACGGTCCGCAGGAGCAGGACGCGGCGGATAACGGCGCCGCGGAGGAAAGCCAGGAGAAGACCGCCGAAACGCTCAGCGCCGAACTTGAGGCGGCCGAGGCGCGTGCCCAGGAGAACTGGAGTGAATTTCTGCGCGCCCGGGCCGAGATGGAAAACCTGCGCCGGCGCGCTGAAAAGGACGTGGCGGCGGCCCGCCAGCAGTCGCTGGAAAAGCTCGCCGGCGAGCTGCTCGCGGTCAAGGACAGTCTCGAGATGGGCCTGCAGGCGGCGCGGGATGAAAACGCCGATGCCGCACGGCTGGCCGAGGGCTCGGAACTGACGCTGCGGATGTTTGACCAGGCCCTCGAGAAATTCAACATCGAGGCCATCAACCCCCAGGGTGAGCGCTTTGATCCCGAGCGGCATGAGGCCATGACCGCGCAGGAAACCGACGAGCAGGCACCCAACACCGTGGTCAGCGTGATCCAGAAGGGCTATCGCCTTGGCGACCGCCTGCTTCGCCCCGCGCGGGTGATCGTGGCAAAAGCCCCGGCGGATTCAGGCGACGAGGCTTGA